The genomic segment TACCGGGTTAATCTTAAACATTGCTGCCAACTATGGTGGTTACTGGGATATTGTTCAAGCTGCTCAACAACTAGCAGTACAAGTTAAATCTGAACAACTTGCTGTGGAGCAGATTACACCCGCATTATTTCAACAACATTTAGTGACAGAAAACCAGCCGCAAGTGGATTTATTAATTCGAACCAGTGGCGAGCAGCGGATCAGCAATTTTCTATTATGGCAAATTGCTTATGCCGAGCTGTTTTTTAGCCCGGTTTTATGGCCTGATTTTAATGATGAGGCTTTTAGTGATGCAATTTATGCTTATCAGCAACGTGAACGCCGATTCGGTGGTTGTTAATATAAAAAGAATAAGGAAATACAATGCTTAAAGAACGTGTACTTTCAGCGATTATTATGATTATTGCCGTGCTGGCTGCCATATTTTGGCTCTCACCACTTCCTTTAACTTTAGTGTTATCGGCAATTGTTGTGGCAGCAATGTGGGAATGGGCTCAATTTGCCGGCTTTAAACGCCCTGTGCCGCGTGCAATTGTGGCAATGGTGACAATCTGCTTATTACTTTTTGCAATCGTTGCGAATACTGATTATATCCGAGCAACCCGTTTTATTACTGATGAGACTACCCCTATCCTCTTTATTGGCTGTATTTGGTGGTTAATTGCCCTTGTCCTAGTGGCAACTTACCCCAACTCGGCAAAACTGTGGGAAAAATCTGTTGCAGCTAAATTCCTATTTGGACTTGCTACCTTAGTGCCGTTTTTAATTGGCACGCTCGCATTGCGTTTCCATAATTATGCACTTGATCCATACCAAGGTACTTATTTATTCCTCTATGTTTGCTTATTAGTTTGGGGGGCTGATTCCGGTGCTTATTTCGTTGGTAGAGCTTTTGGAAAACGTAAACTTGCTCCAAAAGTGTCTCCGGGTAAATCGTGGGAGGGGGTGATTGGCGGTGTCCTTACCTCAGGCGTGATTGCCTTTGTCTTTTTACAACTTACTCCTGCAAATGTGTTCGGCAAAGCACTATCAACAATGCCATTTATTTTAGTTTCAATCGCAACAGTTGCTATTTCAGTATTAGGCGACCTTGCAGAAAGTATGTTTAAACGCCAAGCAGGCATTAAAGACAGTAGCCAACTTATCCCCGGTCACGGTGGTATTTTAGATCGTATTGATAGTTTAACTGCTGCAGTTCCATTTTTTGCCACATTCTTCTTTTTTGTACTATAGAATATGACTTCCATCATTGCATTTTTTATTTTAATTTGCGTACTGGTTTTTGTTCACGAATATGGACACTTTTGGGCTGCTCGCAAATGTGGGGTGAAGGTGATCCGTTTTTCGATCGGATTTGGTAAAGTCTTATTTAAGAAAAAAGATAAACAAGGAACCGAATTTGTTTTTTCACTTATTCCTCTGGGCGGCTATGTACAAATGTGGAATGGTGAAACGGATATCAACGCTCCAGCTCAACAAGCTCTTAAAACAAAATCTGTATTGCGACGTGCATTTATTATTATAGCCGGTCCTGCTGCAAATTTTATTTTTGCGATTTTGGCATACTGGGTCGTTTTTATTGCTGGTATTCCAACTGTTAAACCTGTTATTGGGGAAATTTTACCAAACACTATCGCCTCCCAAGCAAAAATTCCTACCGAATTGGAAATTACAAAAATCGGTCATCAATCTATCCAAGATTGGGAAAGTGCATCTTTAGCACTAGTTGGTTTTGTGGGCAATAAAAATGTACCGTTAGAGGGAAATATCAACGGCAACTCAACACAAAAATATGAACTCGATTTGTCTAACTGGAATATTGACACTGCGAAAGAAAATCCATTAACCGCATTAGGTATTCGCCCCAAAAGTGCAAAAGTCACCGCTGAAATTAAACAAATTGTCGAAAATTCTCCTGCAAGCCAAGTGGGTATTCAAGCAGGTGATCGTATTCTTCAAATTAACCAGCAGCCATTTAATTGGTTCAATTTAGTTGAACTGGTACAAGCAGGTAAACCTATTGAACTTAAAATTGAACAACGAGGTCAGATTAAAGACCTTGTCGTCCAACCAGAAAAAAAAGACGAACGCTATATTATCGGAGTAATACCAAGTTATGAGCCTCTTGCAGATAAATATCGTACCGAATTAAAATATGATATTCTTACCGCATTTTATAAAAGTATTGAAAAAGTGTGGTCTCTTACCCAAACCATACTCCAATTTATCGGTAATTTAATAAGCGGTGATTTGTCCATTAAAAATTTAGGTGGGCCAATTTCAATGGCAAAAGGAGCCGGTGCAACAGCTGAAATCGGCTTAGTTTATTACCTAAGTTTTATGGCTCTAATCAGTGTCAATTTGGGGGTAATGAACTTATTTCCACTTTTACCCTTAGATGGTGGGCAACTTGTTTTATTGGCTGTTGAAGCAATTCGTGGAAAAGCATTATCAGAAAAAGTACAACTCAGATTCCAACAAATTGGATTTGCATTCGTGCTGAGTCTAATGTTATTCGCCTTTGCCAACGATATAATTCACTTTTAACAAGCGGTTAAAAAAGGTGACTTTTTTGCAAAAAGCACCCATACATCAAAATCCATAATTTGGATTTAAACTATATTATTAATAATATTGCAAAACGATCATAGGATAATTTCAATGAAAAAATTATTACTTTCCTCTCTTTTAATTGCAAACGGTGTAGTTGCTGCACCTTTCGTAGTAAAAGACATTCGTGTTGAAGGTGTGCAACCTACAACAGGTGAAGCTATCATTTCATCTATTCCAGTCAGAGTAGGCCAAACAGCGACAGATACTGATGTATCTAATGTCGTCCGCCATCTATTCAGCCAACAACGTTTTGCAGATGTTCGTGCAACACGAGAAGGCAATACGCTTGTAATCAAAGTCGCAGAAAAACCTATTATTGGCAAGGTAGAGATCGAGGGTAACCAAGCGATTCCTAAAGATGCTTTAGAGCAAAATTTGAAAGCAAACTTAATTAACCAAGGTGAAATTTTTGATGCTGCCAAACTTGAGGCTTTTAAAGAAGGGCTAATTGAACATTATCACTCTACCGGTCGTTATGAAGCCAAAATTGACACATCTGTCGTGCATAACACAGAGGGTGGCGTTAATATTAAATTAGTGATTAATGAAGGTGAAGTCGCTAAAGCCAAAACAATTAAGTTTGAAGGTAATAATGCCTTCTCTGATAAAAAATTATTAGAAAACTTAGATATTCAGCCTGATGTTTCTTGGTGGAATATTTTTGAAAGTAGCAAATTTGAACAAACCACCTATCAAAAAGACTTAGAAACATTAAGAGACTTCTATTTAAATCGTGGCTATGCAAAATTTGCTATCCAAGATACCGATGTTCAATTCAATGATAATAAAACGGAAGTTGCATTAACCTATAAATTAGATGAAGGCTCACAGTATAATATTAGTGAAATGCGAATTATCGGCAATACAGCCAATATGGATAGCAAGCTCAACGCCCTACTAAAAGAATTCAAACCAGGTCAATTATTCCGTAAATCAAACCTTACTCAAATTGAGGAAGAAATTAAATCTATTTTAGGGGACGCAGGTTATGGTTCAGCTAAAGTAGACATTTATCCTCAATTTAATGAAGAAAATAAAACCGTAAAAATCAGTTTTGTTGTGGATGCCGGTCGTCGTATTTATGTTCGTAAAATCCGTTTTGAAGGTAATGATGTCACTGCAGATTCAACATTACGTCGTGAAATGCGCCAACAAGAAGGTGCTTGGCTTTCCACAAACAAAGCTTCTCTAGGTAAAGCTCGTTTAGAAAGAACCGGTTTCTATGAAAGTGTTGATATGTCAATGCCAAATGTAGAAGGTACAGCCGATCAAGTTGATGTAGTGTATAAAATTAAAGAACGCAATACCGGTAGTATTAACTTTGGTATCGGTTACGGCACGGAAAGCGGTATCAGCTATCAAGCAGGAATTAAACAAGACAATTTCTTAGGCATGGGGTCAACTATCAGTCTAAATGGTACCCGTAATGACTATGGTACCAGCGTTAACTTAGGCTATACCGAACCTTACTTTACTAAAGATGGTGTAAGTTTAGGCGGTAATATTTTCTATGAAGATTATGATAACTCAGACAATGATTCCGTAGCGTCATATAAGCGCCAAACCTATGGTATTAACGGAACTCTTGGCTTCCCTGTTAATGAAAATAA from the Mannheimia haemolytica genome contains:
- the cdsA gene encoding Phosphatidate cytidylyltransferase yields the protein MLKERVLSAIIMIIAVLAAIFWLSPLPLTLVLSAIVVAAMWEWAQFAGFKRPVPRAIVAMVTICLLLFAIVANTDYIRATRFITDETTPILFIGCIWWLIALVLVATYPNSAKLWEKSVAAKFLFGLATLVPFLIGTLALRFHNYALDPYQGTYLFLYVCLLVWGADSGAYFVGRAFGKRKLAPKVSPGKSWEGVIGGVLTSGVIAFVFLQLTPANVFGKALSTMPFILVSIATVAISVLGDLAESMFKRQAGIKDSSQLIPGHGGILDRIDSLTAAVPFFATFFFFVL
- the rseP gene encoding Regulator of sigma E protease, with amino-acid sequence MTSIIAFFILICVLVFVHEYGHFWAARKCGVKVIRFSIGFGKVLFKKKDKQGTEFVFSLIPLGGYVQMWNGETDINAPAQQALKTKSVLRRAFIIIAGPAANFIFAILAYWVVFIAGIPTVKPVIGEILPNTIASQAKIPTELEITKIGHQSIQDWESASLALVGFVGNKNVPLEGNINGNSTQKYELDLSNWNIDTAKENPLTALGIRPKSAKVTAEIKQIVENSPASQVGIQAGDRILQINQQPFNWFNLVELVQAGKPIELKIEQRGQIKDLVVQPEKKDERYIIGVIPSYEPLADKYRTELKYDILTAFYKSIEKVWSLTQTILQFIGNLISGDLSIKNLGGPISMAKGAGATAEIGLVYYLSFMALISVNLGVMNLFPLLPLDGGQLVLLAVEAIRGKALSEKVQLRFQQIGFAFVLSLMLFAFANDIIHF
- the yaeT gene encoding Omp85 yields the protein MKKLLLSSLLIANGVVAAPFVVKDIRVEGVQPTTGEAIISSIPVRVGQTATDTDVSNVVRHLFSQQRFADVRATREGNTLVIKVAEKPIIGKVEIEGNQAIPKDALEQNLKANLINQGEIFDAAKLEAFKEGLIEHYHSTGRYEAKIDTSVVHNTEGGVNIKLVINEGEVAKAKTIKFEGNNAFSDKKLLENLDIQPDVSWWNIFESSKFEQTTYQKDLETLRDFYLNRGYAKFAIQDTDVQFNDNKTEVALTYKLDEGSQYNISEMRIIGNTANMDSKLNALLKEFKPGQLFRKSNLTQIEEEIKSILGDAGYGSAKVDIYPQFNEENKTVKISFVVDAGRRIYVRKIRFEGNDVTADSTLRREMRQQEGAWLSTNKASLGKARLERTGFYESVDMSMPNVEGTADQVDVVYKIKERNTGSINFGIGYGTESGISYQAGIKQDNFLGMGSTISLNGTRNDYGTSVNLGYTEPYFTKDGVSLGGNIFYEDYDNSDNDSVASYKRQTYGINGTLGFPVNENNSYYLGLGYTHDKIKNAAREYTREKYVKSMNFEFDPAADYYKKIKADDFDFSLGWNYNSLNRGYFPTEGTTANIGGKITIPGSDNKYYRVSADFRNYYPLNREHKWVISTKASIAYTNGFGGKEVPFYQLYTAGGIGTLRGFSYGAVGPQAIYYNTKSGKFDSMNNDIIGGNALAAASLELITPTPFVSEKYQHNVRTSLFVDAASAWNTKWKKDEYTNLPDYGDFKRFRASAGIAFQWMSPIGPLSFSYAKPIRKYDNDDIEQFQFNIGSSF